GAATCTCCAGTCGTTCATCTCCGTCGTCCTCTCCGCCGACGCCGGAGATAAACCGGCGGTTCGCAAGCATTGCATCCATCTCCTCGCGGTTCTATCCGTCTCTCTCCCTCcgaactctctctctcctcacctCTCCAAGATCCTATCTCGCGTCACGCGCCGCCTCCGCGATCCGGACTCATCCGTCCGCTCGGCCTGCGTCGCGGCGGTGTCGGCGATCGCGTCCCGGACGACGAAGCCTCCTTTCGCTTCGGCGTTCGTGAAGCCGCTGTCGGAGGCGCTTTTCACGGAGCAGGAGGTGAACGCGCAGATCGGAGCGGGGCTGTGTCTCGCGGCGGCGATCGACGCGGCGGAGGATCCGGATCCGGTTCGGTTAGGAACAACACTTTTGCCTAGGCTTGAGAAGCTGGTGAAGTGCAACACCTTTAAGGCTAAACCGGCCGGATTGGTCGTGATCGGAAGCGTGATCGGTGCTGGTGGTGTCTCCTGTGGTGGATTGAAAGGGTTGGTGGATTGTTTGGTTAGTGTCTTGAGTAGTGAAGATTGGGCGGCGAGGAAAGCAGCGGCTGAGGCTTTGGGGAGGTTAGCGACGGTGGAGAGGAATGAGTTAGGAGAGTTCAAGGCTAAAGCTTTGAAGATCTTTGAAGGAAAGAGATACGATAAGGtttggttttttatttatttgatgagTGTAGGTTTGTGTCAAGCTTGATGATTCAATCTTTGATTAGGTGAAAGCTGTGAGAGAGGTGATGAATCAGATGATGGAGGCTTGGACACAAGTTCCAGATTTGTCAGAGGAGGTTTCTCCTCCCAGATCTAATGCTTCTTCTAAAGGTAATCGTCCTCCACATTTGGATCTTAGCTAAATTAGGAAACTTTTTTGTTGTGTAGTACATTCTATTCTTGGTTAAGATTCTTGTGTCTATACCCTTTAGGCTCTGGAGTTGCATCAACACCTGCTAAATCAAGAACTCGTCTGGTTAATAGATCAACTCCACCGGGGAGCTTACTAGCCACCGCTGCGAGGAGCCGGACTAATGTAAGAAGTAGTGATCAGAAGAAAACAAGTTCAGTACCATCATATACTAAATCAAACGTAAGGAGGAGATTGGAGTTGAATGCTGGAGTAGGAGCTAGTGTTCGCTGTGGTGAGCCTCTTGAAGAAGAACATCATCACCATAACGAAAATACAATAGAAGCGGGTCagatgcagaagctaggaggtGATGCCAGTTCTCTTGATATCCAAGCATCCGGTGTTACAATGGCAACAGGACATTATGTCTTGTCTGAAAACCAGAATAGTAGTAATAACTGCAAAGGGCTTGAAGATATGTCTCTGATCCGTAGTCAGCTTGTTCAGATTGAACAACAGCAATCAAATCTAATGGATCTCCTCCAGGTTTGTTTCTACAAAGCAGAAGTGACACCATGATGATAATCTCTGAAACtcattttgtgttttatttcaTTAGAGATTTGTAGGAAGCTCACAGCATGGAATGCTTAGTCTGGAAACTCGAGTTCAGGGCCTAGAGATTGCGTTGGATGAGATATCTTATGACTTGGCGGTTTCAAATGGGAGCAAAAACAACTGTTGTCTTATACCTCCTGGAAGTTTCATTAGATCCAAGTTCTGGAAGAAACCAGATTCTATGTATTCAGCATCGAGGCTGGCCACTTATAGAAATAGAAATGCCGAAACCATGGGGATGCAAGACTCAAGGAAGCGGTTTAATGGAGCTACAGGGTTTATAGTAAACCCATTAGCTGAAATTCGACCAGGCAATGAATCTGCAGGTATGTTATGTTCTTTTGCT
This genomic stretch from Brassica napus cultivar Da-Ae chromosome C9, Da-Ae, whole genome shotgun sequence harbors:
- the LOC106407709 gene encoding TORTIFOLIA1-like protein 3 — encoded protein: MEKSSKQKMSELLTKLGDRDTFTMAAKELDVMARNIDPTSGNLQSFISVVLSADAGDKPAVRKHCIHLLAVLSVSLPPNSLSPHLSKILSRVTRRLRDPDSSVRSACVAAVSAIASRTTKPPFASAFVKPLSEALFTEQEVNAQIGAGLCLAAAIDAAEDPDPVRLGTTLLPRLEKLVKCNTFKAKPAGLVVIGSVIGAGGVSCGGLKGLVDCLVSVLSSEDWAARKAAAEALGRLATVERNELGEFKAKALKIFEGKRYDKVKAVREVMNQMMEAWTQVPDLSEEVSPPRSNASSKGSGVASTPAKSRTRLVNRSTPPGSLLATAARSRTNVRSSDQKKTSSVPSYTKSNVRRRLELNAGVGASVRCGEPLEEEHHHHNENTIEAGQMQKLGGDASSLDIQASGVTMATGHYVLSENQNSSNNCKGLEDMSLIRSQLVQIEQQQSNLMDLLQRFVGSSQHGMLSLETRVQGLEIALDEISYDLAVSNGSKNNCCLIPPGSFIRSKFWKKPDSMYSASRLATYRNRNAETMGMQDSRKRFNGATGFIVNPLAEIRPGNESAGLAHN